The DNA sequence TCAGCCACAATCACTACGATCACCTGGACCGGCCCACAGTTACCCGGCTTGGAGGCGGGGTCAGGTTTTTTGTACCGCTAGGTTTGGCCGAATGGTTTCGGGAAGCAAATCTGCCTCAGGTTACTGAACTGGATTGGTGGCAGTCAGCCGAATTTGGACCGATACGTTTCCATTGCGTTCCGGCCCAGCATTTTTCGATGCGGACGCCTTTTGACGCCTATGAAGTTCTTTGGGCCGGTTGGGTGCTATCGACGCCAGTCGGAAAGATCTATTTTGCCGGAGATACCGGCTATTCCCCGGATTTTCGAGAGATCGGCAGACGATTCGGCCCCATGCGCCTGGCCTTGATACCTATCGGCGGTTATATGCCCCGCTGGTTTATGCGGCCTGTGCACATCGATCCCGAAGAAGCAGTACGGGTGCATCAAGATGTCCGATCGCAACAATCTATCGGCATGCACTGGGGTACGTTTAAATTAACCGACGAACCCCAGGCTGAACCACCGATCTTGTTGCGTCAAGCATTACAAAAAGTAAACATACCTCCGGATAAATTTATCGTCCTGCGGTTTGGCGAGACTCTTGTATTGCAGCCAAGCCCGGAAAGATAGGGATGCTTTTTGTCTGAGAGAAGCATACAACGCAATCTCAAGATAGCCCGAGGTCTGTTCTTGGCCTACGGTCTCCAGGTGGGCCAAGACAGGCACTTAAAAGAGCTGTTTAAACGCTATCGGGAAGCGATCCATCATACCGGTGAGGCGATGCAGCGATTGGGCGTGACCGAAGCCTGCACCCGTTGTGCCCTGGAGGGGATGGGCAGTTGCTGTTTCGCCGGGGTGGAAAACAACTATGACGCCGTTTTGCTATTCATCAATCTCTTCTTCGGGTGTGAGCTCACGGAGTCACCAGAGATTGCGGGAAAATGTTTATTTGTCGGCAAGGAGGGATGTAAACTGGTGGCCCGGCATTACTACTGTCTGCGCTTCTTCTGCGATGAGCTCAGAGCGGCATTGGGTTCGGCCGGCGTCGGGTGTCTTAACGAAACTATCGGACG is a window from the Desulfobacca acetoxidans DSM 11109 genome containing:
- a CDS encoding MBL fold metallo-hydrolase; protein product: MFLRFGLASLGLAVAVVQVWSQESEIPQHHVPGGFRNLHIDNQGRRWDFFRWRLGLGPKEAPAFGSESVLPYRPEVVSPDLNCLNHADPKTIQITWIGHSTFLIQVAGLNLLTDPIFSERASPVSFAGSRRQAPLPLRLEDLPPIQATVISHNHYDHLDRPTVTRLGGGVRFFVPLGLAEWFREANLPQVTELDWWQSAEFGPIRFHCVPAQHFSMRTPFDAYEVLWAGWVLSTPVGKIYFAGDTGYSPDFREIGRRFGPMRLALIPIGGYMPRWFMRPVHIDPEEAVRVHQDVRSQQSIGMHWGTFKLTDEPQAEPPILLRQALQKVNIPPDKFIVLRFGETLVLQPSPER